In Streptomyces sp. NBC_00704, a genomic segment contains:
- the guaA gene encoding glutamine-hydrolyzing GMP synthase, translated as MSTATPAAAAPDTVLVVDFGAQYAQLIARRVREARVYSEIVPSTTPVEEMLAKNPAAIILSGGPSSVYEEGAPRLDRAIFEAGVPVFGMCYGFQLMAQSLGGTVDNTGAREYGRTDLHVSRVSSTLFEGTPAEQAVWMSHGDACSAAPEGFVVSASTDVVPVAAFENDEKKLYGVQYHPEVMHSTHGQQVLEHFLYRGAGLSPDWTTGNVIEEQVEAIREQVGDKRAICGLSGGVDSAVAAALVQKAIGSQLTCVYVDHGLMRKGETEQVEKDFVAATGVQLKVVDAEERFLTALKGVSDPEEKRKIIGREFIRVFEQAQAEIIADDGPEVAFLVQGTLYPDVVESGGGTGTANIKSHHNVGGLPEDLEFQLIEPLRKLFKDEVRMVGQELGLPEEIVQRQPFPGPGLGIRIVGEVTKERLDLLRDADAIAREELTAAGLDREIWQCPVVLLADVRSVGVQGDGRTYGHPIVLRPVSSEDAMTADWSRLPYDVLAKISTRITNEVRDVNRVVVDVTSKPPGTIEWE; from the coding sequence GCGCAGTACGCCCAGCTCATCGCCCGTCGAGTCCGCGAGGCGCGGGTCTACAGCGAGATCGTGCCGAGCACCACGCCCGTCGAGGAGATGCTCGCCAAGAACCCGGCGGCGATCATCCTCTCCGGCGGCCCCTCGTCCGTCTACGAGGAGGGCGCCCCCCGCCTCGACCGCGCGATCTTCGAAGCCGGCGTTCCCGTCTTCGGCATGTGCTACGGCTTCCAGCTGATGGCGCAGAGCCTCGGCGGCACCGTCGACAACACCGGAGCCCGCGAGTACGGCCGCACCGACCTGCACGTCTCCCGCGTCTCCTCCACCCTCTTCGAGGGCACCCCGGCCGAGCAGGCCGTGTGGATGTCGCACGGCGACGCCTGCTCCGCCGCCCCCGAGGGCTTCGTCGTCAGCGCCTCCACGGACGTCGTCCCGGTCGCCGCCTTCGAGAACGACGAGAAGAAGCTGTACGGCGTCCAGTACCACCCGGAGGTCATGCACTCCACGCACGGCCAGCAGGTCCTGGAGCACTTCCTGTACCGGGGCGCGGGCCTGAGCCCCGACTGGACCACCGGCAACGTCATCGAGGAGCAGGTCGAGGCCATCCGCGAGCAGGTCGGCGACAAGCGCGCGATCTGCGGCCTGTCCGGCGGCGTCGACTCCGCGGTCGCCGCGGCCCTCGTCCAGAAGGCCATCGGCTCCCAGCTGACCTGCGTGTACGTCGACCACGGGCTGATGCGCAAGGGCGAGACCGAGCAGGTCGAGAAGGACTTCGTGGCCGCGACCGGCGTCCAGCTCAAGGTGGTCGACGCCGAGGAGCGCTTCCTCACCGCGCTCAAGGGCGTCTCGGACCCCGAGGAGAAGCGCAAGATCATCGGCCGCGAGTTCATCCGCGTCTTCGAGCAGGCCCAGGCGGAGATCATCGCGGACGACGGCCCCGAGGTCGCCTTCCTGGTCCAGGGCACGCTCTACCCGGACGTCGTCGAGTCCGGCGGCGGCACCGGCACGGCGAACATCAAGTCGCACCACAACGTCGGCGGCCTGCCCGAGGACCTCGAGTTCCAGCTGATCGAGCCGCTGCGCAAGCTGTTCAAGGACGAGGTCCGCATGGTCGGCCAGGAGCTCGGCCTGCCCGAGGAGATCGTCCAGCGCCAGCCGTTCCCGGGCCCCGGCCTCGGCATCCGCATCGTCGGCGAGGTCACCAAGGAGCGCCTGGACCTGCTGCGCGACGCCGACGCCATCGCCCGCGAGGAGCTGACGGCCGCCGGTCTCGACCGGGAGATCTGGCAGTGCCCGGTGGTCCTGCTCGCGGACGTCCGCAGCGTCGGCGTCCAGGGCGACGGCCGCACCTACGGCCACCCGATCGTGCTGCGCCCCGTCTCCTCCGAGGACGCCATGACCGCCGACTGGTCGCGGCTGCCGTACGACGTCCTGGCGAAGATCTCCACCCGCATCACCAACGAGGTGCGTGACGTCAACCGCGTCGTCGTCGACGTGACCTCGAAGCCGCCGGGCACCATCGAGTGGGAGTGA
- a CDS encoding pyridoxamine 5'-phosphate oxidase family protein, with translation MTSSETPDNWSVFAGAEPGFARTVEDRFGAFTHHVLATVRRDGSPRTSGIEVRFLAGELWLGMMPDSLKALDLRRDPRFCLQANPGEGTGMGGGDVRIAGRAVEVADGEARAGYVKEVEPPQPFHLFRTELTEVVRTCVEDDTHLVVQVWRPGAPVRTLRRT, from the coding sequence ATGACATCGAGTGAGACCCCCGACAACTGGTCCGTGTTCGCCGGCGCGGAGCCCGGGTTCGCGAGGACCGTGGAGGACCGCTTCGGCGCGTTCACCCATCACGTCCTGGCGACCGTGCGCAGGGACGGCTCTCCGCGCACCTCCGGCATCGAGGTCCGTTTCCTCGCCGGTGAGCTGTGGCTGGGCATGATGCCGGACTCGCTGAAGGCCCTCGACCTGCGCCGGGACCCCCGCTTCTGTCTCCAGGCCAATCCGGGCGAGGGCACCGGGATGGGCGGGGGCGACGTACGGATCGCGGGGCGGGCGGTCGAGGTGGCGGACGGCGAGGCGAGGGCCGGGTACGTGAAAGAGGTGGAACCGCCGCAGCCGTTCCACCTCTTCCGCACCGAGCTGACGGAGGTCGTGCGGACCTGCGTCGAGGACGACACGCATCTGGTCGTCCAGGTCTGGCGGCCCGGGGCGCCGGTGCGCACCCTCAGGCGGACCTGA
- a CDS encoding class II aldolase/adducin family protein, producing MHGPTPPAPLPTDRLQFAMPPMHESVEDERRHRKERLAGAVRIFGRLGFEDGVSGHITARDPEYSDCFWVNPFGMSFKHVTVSDLVLANSDGQVVEGRYHVNQAAFTVHAQVHAARPDVVAVAHCHSVHGRALAALGELLDPLTQESCAFYEDHALYDAYTGVAVDAEEGRRIAAALGSRKALVLRNHGLLTVGDSVDAAAWWFVSMERSSQVQLTARAAGRPVLIDHRAAVATREQLGGDLVAWINYQPLWQDVSRSEPDLLS from the coding sequence ATGCACGGGCCCACGCCGCCTGCCCCGCTGCCCACCGACCGGCTTCAGTTCGCGATGCCGCCGATGCACGAGTCGGTGGAGGACGAGCGCCGGCACCGGAAGGAACGGCTGGCCGGCGCGGTACGGATCTTCGGACGGCTCGGCTTCGAGGACGGCGTCTCGGGCCACATCACCGCCCGCGACCCCGAATACAGCGACTGCTTCTGGGTCAACCCGTTCGGCATGTCCTTCAAGCACGTCACCGTCAGCGACCTGGTGCTGGCCAACTCCGACGGTCAGGTCGTGGAGGGCCGCTACCACGTCAACCAGGCCGCCTTCACCGTCCACGCCCAGGTGCACGCCGCACGCCCCGACGTCGTCGCCGTCGCCCACTGCCACTCCGTCCACGGCCGCGCCCTCGCCGCGCTCGGCGAGCTGCTCGACCCCCTCACCCAGGAGAGCTGCGCGTTCTACGAGGACCACGCCCTCTACGACGCCTACACCGGTGTGGCCGTGGACGCGGAGGAGGGGCGGCGCATCGCGGCCGCGCTCGGCTCCCGCAAGGCGCTCGTGCTGCGCAACCACGGGCTGCTGACCGTGGGGGACTCCGTCGACGCGGCCGCCTGGTGGTTCGTCTCCATGGAACGCTCCAGCCAGGTCCAGCTCACCGCGCGGGCGGCGGGCCGGCCCGTCCTGATCGACCACCGGGCGGCGGTCGCGACCCGGGAGCAGCTCGGCGGCGACCTGGTGGCGTGGATCAACTACCAGCCGCTGTGGCAGGACGTCAGCCGCAGCGAGCCGGACCTGCTGAGCTGA